One region of Erwinia tracheiphila genomic DNA includes:
- a CDS encoding helix-turn-helix domain-containing protein, which yields MKAEKDWHPSEVSAALKKKGSSVSQLSREAGLASSTLANALYRRWPKGEVIIALALGISPSEIWPSRYPSRKRKNEYNNSNNN from the coding sequence TTGAAAGCAGAGAAAGACTGGCATCCATCTGAGGTTTCTGCCGCACTCAAGAAGAAAGGAAGTTCGGTGTCACAATTATCTCGTGAAGCAGGCCTTGCCTCATCCACTCTGGCCAATGCGCTTTATCGCCGCTGGCCAAAAGGAGAAGTGATTATTGCCCTGGCACTGGGAATAAGCCCCTCAGAAATCTGGCCTTCACGTTATCCCAGTCGGAAAAGAAAAAACGAATATAACAACAGCAATAACAATTAA
- a CDS encoding helix-turn-helix domain-containing protein: protein MPSFFTNDYQKLISYLVDARKKRNITQMQLANAMRIEQTLISRIERCERRLDAVEFYHICTLLGVTTEDIYNHFLPRFQAINKVNKPSDEQ from the coding sequence ATGCCTTCATTTTTTACAAATGACTATCAAAAACTTATTAGCTATCTGGTGGATGCACGCAAGAAGCGAAACATTACGCAAATGCAGCTGGCGAACGCGATGCGGATTGAGCAAACGCTGATATCAAGAATTGAACGCTGTGAAAGAAGGCTGGATGCCGTTGAGTTTTATCACATTTGTACATTACTGGGTGTGACAACAGAGGACATTTACAACCACTTTTTGCCGAGGTTTCAGGCTATCAACAAAGTAAATAAGCCATCAGACGAGCAATGA